Within Channa argus isolate prfri chromosome 4, Channa argus male v1.0, whole genome shotgun sequence, the genomic segment agctctacatcacagagggagggactggagaggtcaatgatgaacatgaggtcagacagattgaaacagcatccaggaaaccagtcagaccagaaacaacaatcagacacGAAGACATCcttaaagcctcacctggaagagatggaccaatcagacgagtgatgacaaagggagtggctggcattgggaaaacagtcttaacacagaagttcactctggactgggctgaagacaaagccaaccaggacatacagttcacatttccattgactttcagagagatgaatgtgctgaaagagaaaaagttcagcttagtggaacttgttcatctcttctttcctgaaaccaaaggaatctgcaggtttgaaaagttccaggttgtgttcatctttgatggtctggatgagtgtcgacttcctctggactttaagaacaacaagatcctgactgatgttacagagtccacctcagtggatgtgctgctgacaaacctcatcagggggaacctgcttccctctgctcgcctctggatcaccacacgacctgcagcagccaatcagatcccttctgagtgtgttgacatggtgacagaggtcagaggattCAATAatccacagaaggaggagtacttcaggaagagattcagagatgaggagcaggccagcagaatcatctcccacatcaagacatcacgaagcctccacatcatgtgccacatcccagtcttctgctggatcactgctacagttctggaggatgtgttgaaaaccagagagggaggagagctgcccaagaccctgactgagatgtacatccacttcctgttggttcagtccaaactgaagaacatcaagtatgatggaggagctgagacagatcaacactggagtccagagaacaagaagatgattgagtctctgggaaaactggcttttgagcagctgcagaaaggaaacctgatcttctatgaatcagacctgacagagtgtggcatcgatatcagagcagcctcagtgtactcaggagtgttcacacagatctttaaagaggagagaggactgtaccaggacaaggtgttctgcttcgtccatctgagtgtccaggagtttctggctgctcttcatgtccatctgactttcatcaactctggagtcaatctgctgtcagGAGAACAATCAAACTCCCAGAAGTTAGAAACAATGGAATATGAAATTGCAGAGAAATCGTTTTACCACAGTGCTGTGAACAAGGCCTTTcagagtccaaatggacacctgAACCTGTTTCTCCGCTTTTTTGTGGGCCTGTCTCTGGAGACCAATCATATGCTTTTACGAGGCCTGTGGACACAGACAGGAATTAGCTCACAGACCAATCAGGACACAATTCagtacatcaagaagaagatcagtgagaatctgtctgcagagaaaagcatcaacctgttccactgtctgaatgaactaaATGATTGTTCTCTAGTGGAGAAGATCCAACAGTACCTGAGAtcaggaagtctctccacaaatgaactgtctcctgctcagtggtcagctctggtcttcatcttactgtcatcagaaaaagacttggacgtgtttgacctgaagaaatattctgcttcagaggaggctcttctgaAGCTGCTGCCTGTGGTCAAAGCCTCCAAAAGAGTTTTGTAAGAAAACAGCTAGATTTACCAATCAGTTAtttcaaagagggaaaaaaaattcaatattgtatttttcattttttctttttactccaggctgagtggctgtaacctgtcagagagaagctgtgaagctctgtcctcagttctcatctcccagtcctctagtctgagagaactggacctgagtaacaacaaccttcaggattcaggagtgaaattactctgtgatggactgaagagtccacactgtcacctggagactctcaggtcaggattcaTCAAACTATTAaactaattttcatttaaaatttcatttacaAGTGTAAAGTGCATtcagtcccttttttttttaattctcatgCAGCACTGTTGGTAAAACAAAGTGAGTAGtaataagatgtatttattggaggcaaataatttctcctgtatGTTTCACTAGGGGCCTCAAAGAAAGCCCTCTGGCATGTCCCTCTTCTAACAAGCTGTTTTCTAATGGCATATACGATAGGATATTACTACCAATCAAGATTATATCAGTTATGAAAGACTATGTTTAACTatattattttcagaaatattgctattttaaaaaaactgaattgtaataaaaatacgTTTAACACCTTCTATTTGAAAGACTTTTAAATGCATGAAGCCAAAAAAATGGAACTTGCCATGGGTAGGGAGGAGCAGACAGAAGAAATGTGCAATTCAGTTTTGTTCATACAAAACCCTTCCTGAAGGGCTGTGTGGAAGTATGACCAcattcagtgtatttttgtgGACCAAATAGACCTGAactgaaaacaagaaacactgcacagatggttcctgtgttgtcttgtgtgtctgcagactgtcaggttgtctggtcacagaggaaggttgtgcttctctggcctcagctctgagctccaacccctcccatctgagagaactggacctgagctacaatcatccaggagactcaggagtgaagctgctgtctgctggagtAGATGATCCACACTGGAGACTAAAGACTCTCAG encodes:
- the LOC137125576 gene encoding NLR family CARD domain-containing protein 3-like; translated protein: MDQCEDREEGDPPSKTTLCGEPESRTKAQRPEKLHRPDSAGPGPDPDSDHEPEPGCMSIKSDWSNDHIIDFKGQQPMAANRVDQQSSEVPSGQSVQQHQTHLDSIFMVCTCTTTTFPSVVSTIMSMLHFLDQWIVSLSNMDLMFGSMVLLGLCNSYSFLFQLLEDNIVTFVKNELKKIQKSLSPDYPECSESQREDEELLDGEDEEQRRSSRESFLKITVNFLRRMKQEELADCLHSRSSPGVCQHEHKSKLKKKFQHMFEGIAKAGNPTLLNQIYTELYITEGGTGEVNDEHEVRQIETASRKPVRPETTIRHEDILKASPGRDGPIRRVMTKGVAGIGKTVLTQKFTLDWAEDKANQDIQFTFPLTFREMNVLKEKKFSLVELVHLFFPETKGICRFEKFQVVFIFDGLDECRLPLDFKNNKILTDVTESTSVDVLLTNLIRGNLLPSARLWITTRPAAANQIPSECVDMVTEVRGFNNPQKEEYFRKRFRDEEQASRIISHIKTSRSLHIMCHIPVFCWITATVLEDVLKTREGGELPKTLTEMYIHFLLVQSKLKNIKYDGGAETDQHWSPENKKMIESLGKLAFEQLQKGNLIFYESDLTECGIDIRAASVYSGVFTQIFKEERGLYQDKVFCFVHLSVQEFLAALHVHLTFINSGVNLLSGEQSNSQKLETMEYEIAEKSFYHSAVNKAFQSPNGHLNLFLRFFVGLSLETNHMLLRGLWTQTGISSQTNQDTIQYIKKKISENLSAEKSINLFHCLNELNDCSLVEKIQQYLRSGSLSTNELSPAQWSALVFILLSSEKDLDVFDLKKYSASEEALLKLLPVVKASKRVLLSGCNLSERSCEALSSVLISQSSSLRELDLSNNNLQDSGVKLLCDGLKSPHCHLETLRLSGCLVTEEGCASLASALSSNPSHLRELDLSYNHPGDSGVKLLSAGVDDPHWRLKTLRVEPGGERWLRPGLRKYFCQLTIDKNTVNRKLQLSDNNRKVKLLEKDQSYPDHPDRFDTWPQLLCSDGLTGRCYWEVEWRECVDISVSYRGIRKKGYTDNCVFGRNNHSWTLGCSDEGGYSVCHTMRGLPISSSSATSSVSNRVAVYVDCPAGTLSFYRVSSDKLIHLHTYNTTFTEPLYAGFGLWSPDSSVTLCLV